A window of Callospermophilus lateralis isolate mCalLat2 chromosome 13, mCalLat2.hap1, whole genome shotgun sequence contains these coding sequences:
- the Meig1 gene encoding meiosis expressed gene 1 protein homolog produces the protein MASSDVKPKSISRAKKWSEEIENLYRFQQAGYRDEIEYKQVKQVSMVDRWPETGYVKKLQRRDNTFYYYNKQRECDDKEVHKVKIYAY, from the exons ATGGCTAGTTCTGACGTGAAACCAAAATCAATAAGTCGTGCCAAAAAATGGtcagaagagatagaaaatctgtacAGATTTCAACAAGCAGGATATCGGGATGAAATTGAATATAAACAAGTGAAACAAGTATCTATG GTAGATCGATGGCCAGAGACAGGCTATGTGAAGAAACTTCAGAGAAGGGACAATACTTTTTATTACTACAACAAACAGAGGGAATGTGATGACAAAGAAGTTCACAAAGTGAAAATTTATGCTTACTAG